A part of Tachysurus vachellii isolate PV-2020 chromosome 4, HZAU_Pvac_v1, whole genome shotgun sequence genomic DNA contains:
- the dzip1 gene encoding cilium assembly protein DZIP1 isoform X4, with protein sequence MNASFLKSHMQRRHPIEHDKLISDNQEDLQTIKLQEEIIKLQEQLTLAKSEMEILQKDYNTKQEMDLKQKQADFMKQLESWKENEHVRMNSKIDEVKQACQRDMDTLHQKNKNLVKQMLLLQQSSKTQENMQHVQGQASSVQNSEDKQNQVVAELQQKLYNQEIRWTEERQKIKEEYETERNQLQTALAQMNSTASKEKKRVERKVKELELRLEEQQKTITLQNMQINSFTAKSPKSTIQEEAPEPKTRVVVNEHSSLVCKLDPIVELSEEDKESSSFSEGHSDSKSMQQKVNELLMNPSLKRRDLHLAVQRSLHDKLLHLGIDPAVGGISRATYENAMAHVVSERQQSQKEYAEYRNIHKYLRQNLDKLVKERQTQPIKPSQPVQMLPQSRPRYSSFPARQQYTLQPAHQNSTATYPTTSTQMAPHKTSKLSLVEASKGEENRKAQLRSCFLGIQQYTASPAQASFQNAAQCSGTHRTPVFSINKMKVTVPESDSEWTEGSEMEEISLDQLQKHTDQNGNVTETFCSNVKALSNNLEHQLVDQAHKKTASVAIPEKRDGITDPHDAVWEIKNTGFEDDNDDDWDISSLEDVPVAHTSSFAPVRKSMDKSIDTSTSVWGTFTGTGQEPSLKDTGTGSTLKSSIVTVSDWDVSDGTKI encoded by the exons GAGATGGATCTAAAACAGAAACAGGCAGACTTCATGAAACAGCTGGAATCCTGGAAGGAAAATGAGCACGTACGCATGAACAGCAAAATAGATGAAGTTAAGCAGGCCTGTCAGAGAGACATGGACACATTgcaccagaaaaacaaaaacctagTGAAA caAATGCTGTTGTTGCAGCAAAGCAGTAAGACGCAGGAGAACATGCAGCATGTGCAGGGACAGGCAAGTTCTGTGCAGAACAGTGAAGATAAACAAAACCAGGTGGTTGCTGAGCTTCAACAGAAGCTCTACAATCAG gAAATTAGGTGGACAGAAGAAAGGCAAAAAATTAAGGAAGAATATGAGACTGAGAGAAACCAG cTCCAGACAGCATTGGCCCAGATGAATTCCACTGCCTCCAAGGAGAAAAAAAGGGTAGAGAGAAAGGTTAAGGAACTGGAACTCCGACTGGaagagcagcagaagaccatcACATTACAAAACATGCAG ATAAATTCTTTTACTGCAAAGTCACCTAAATCAACAATACAAGAAGAAG CTCCAGAACCTAAAACAAGAGTGGTGGTCAATG AGCATTCCAGCTTGGTCTGTAAATTGGATCCTATAGTGGAGCTTTCAGAAGAAGACAAAG AGTCATCAAGCTTCTCAGAAGGTCATTCTGACAGTAAGTCAATGCAGCAGAAAGTGAATGAGCTACTGATGAATCCCAGTCTCAAGAGGAGGGACCTGCACTTGGCTGTGCAGAGAAGCCTCCACGACAAGCTGTTACACTTAGGCATTGATCCT GCTGTTGGTGGGATCTCTAGGGCAACATATGAGAATGCCATGGCTCATGTGGTCTCTGAAAGGCAGCAGAGTCAGAAGGAATATGCTGAGTACCgtaatatacacaaatatctCCGCCAAAATCTAGACAAGCTGGTTAAGGAAAGGCAAACGCAGCCCATCAAGCCCAGTCAACCAG TCCAAATGCTACCTCAGTCTAGGCCACGGTACAGCAGTTTTCCTGCCAGACAGCAGTACACACTGCAGCCAGCTCATCAAAACAGCACTGCAACTTATCCCACAACCTCCACACAAATGGCACCTCACAA AACCTCTAAATTGAGTCTTGTTGAAGCCTCCAAAGGAGAAGAGAATAGGAAAGCCCAATTGAGAAGCTGCTTCCTGGGAATTCAGCAATACACTGCTTCCCCAGCTCAAGCTTCATTTCAGAATGCAGCACAGTGCTCTGGAACTCACCGGACCCCAGTGTTTAGCATTAACAAGATGAAGGTTACTGTGCCAGAAAGTGACAGTGAGTGGACAGAAGGCAGTGAGATGGAGGAGATTTCCCTAGATCAATTGCAGAAGCACACTGACCAGAATGGAAATGTGACTGAGACTTTCTGCA GTAATGTAAAGGCACTAAGCAATAACCTGGAGCATCAGCTTGTTGACCAAGCccataaaaaaacagcaagtgTTGCCATCCCAGAAAAACGTGATGGAATCACAGACCCACATGATGCAGTGTGGGAGATTAAA AACACTGGTTTTGAGGACgataatgatgatgactggGACATTTCCTCTCTAGAAGATGTTCCTGTGGCACACACATCCAGTTTTGCCCCTGTGAGGAAAAGCATGGACAAGAGTATTGACACCAGCACTAGTGTATGGGGAACTTTTACTGGCACAGGACAAGAGCCAA gtctTAAAGATACTGGCACTGGCAGCACTCTGAAGAGCAGCATTGTGACAGTTAGTGACTGGGATGTCTCAGATGGCACAAAAATATAA